One window from the genome of Thermaerobacter marianensis DSM 12885 encodes:
- a CDS encoding sodium:solute symporter family protein, translating to MSTQTRSGRRISMGGVWLLYTVCFGLLVTVLGLLESAGVMGQRAIGYVFLATTFLIYAAIGIWSRTRVLDEYYVAGRSIPAIYNGMATAADWMSGASFISMAGILYALGYDGMAYIMGWTGGYVLLALLLAPYLRKFGKYTIPDFIGDRFQSNATRVVAVIATVIISGTYLIAQITGVGIVMSRFLQIDISVGVFLGLLGVLFCSFLGGMRAITWTQVAQYIVLIVAYLIPITLLAHQQTGVPLPQLMQGQALQQVTALEPQHGITKPFVEPFNETGGMFQFLALTLSLMVGTAGLPHVLVRFYTVPNVRQARWSVGWALLFIFLLYFTAPAYAAFVRWEILQNVAGRAIDQLPAWVQAWAKTGLINLAAADANANGILEAVELDRVMNTDIVVLAAPEIAGLPYVFAGLVAAGGLAAALSTADGLLIAVSAAISHDLYYKVLNPNASTAQRLMLSRIMVLIVAAVGAWIATYRLALIAQIVAWAFSLAAASLFPVLVLGIWWKRANAKGAMAGIISGLAVTLAYMVANYTTQGAFNILGISHTAAGIFGMPVNFLVAYLVSRATEEPAPEIQEFVSSLRYPKQLVAAEISAAAPEPATD from the coding sequence ATGTCCACCCAGACGCGATCGGGCCGGCGGATCAGCATGGGCGGGGTCTGGCTACTCTACACCGTCTGCTTTGGACTCCTGGTCACGGTCCTCGGCCTCCTCGAGTCCGCCGGTGTCATGGGCCAGCGGGCCATCGGTTATGTATTCCTGGCGACCACGTTCCTGATCTACGCCGCCATCGGCATCTGGAGCCGTACCCGCGTCTTGGACGAATACTACGTGGCCGGCCGCTCCATCCCGGCCATCTACAACGGCATGGCAACGGCCGCGGACTGGATGAGCGGCGCCTCGTTCATCAGCATGGCCGGCATCCTGTACGCCCTGGGCTATGACGGGATGGCCTACATCATGGGCTGGACCGGCGGATACGTGCTGCTGGCCCTGCTGCTGGCGCCTTACCTGCGCAAGTTCGGCAAATACACCATCCCCGACTTCATCGGCGACCGGTTCCAGAGCAACGCCACCCGGGTCGTGGCGGTCATCGCCACGGTGATCATCAGCGGCACCTACCTCATCGCCCAGATCACCGGGGTCGGCATCGTCATGTCCCGGTTCCTGCAAATCGATATCTCCGTGGGCGTCTTCCTGGGCCTGCTGGGGGTCCTGTTCTGCTCGTTCCTGGGCGGCATGCGGGCCATCACCTGGACCCAGGTGGCCCAGTACATCGTCCTGATCGTCGCCTACCTGATCCCCATCACCCTCCTGGCCCATCAGCAGACGGGCGTGCCGCTGCCCCAACTCATGCAGGGCCAGGCTCTTCAGCAGGTTACGGCCCTGGAGCCCCAGCACGGGATCACCAAGCCCTTCGTGGAGCCTTTCAACGAGACGGGCGGGATGTTCCAGTTCCTCGCCCTGACCCTCAGCCTGATGGTGGGGACGGCCGGCCTGCCCCACGTGCTGGTGCGCTTCTACACCGTGCCCAACGTGCGGCAGGCGCGGTGGAGCGTGGGCTGGGCGCTGCTGTTCATCTTCCTGCTGTACTTCACGGCCCCGGCTTACGCCGCCTTCGTCCGTTGGGAGATCCTGCAGAACGTAGCCGGGCGGGCCATCGACCAGCTGCCCGCCTGGGTCCAGGCCTGGGCCAAGACCGGCCTGATCAACCTGGCCGCGGCGGACGCCAATGCCAACGGCATCCTCGAGGCCGTCGAGCTGGACCGGGTGATGAACACGGACATCGTCGTGCTGGCCGCGCCCGAGATCGCCGGCCTGCCCTACGTGTTCGCCGGCCTGGTGGCGGCCGGCGGCCTGGCCGCGGCGCTGTCCACGGCCGACGGGCTGCTGATCGCGGTGTCGGCGGCCATCTCCCACGACCTCTATTACAAGGTGCTCAACCCCAACGCCAGCACCGCCCAGCGCCTCATGCTCTCCCGCATCATGGTGCTGATCGTGGCGGCCGTGGGCGCCTGGATCGCCACCTACCGCCTGGCCCTGATCGCCCAGATCGTCGCCTGGGCCTTCTCCCTGGCGGCGGCGTCGCTGTTCCCGGTCCTGGTGCTGGGCATCTGGTGGAAGCGTGCCAACGCCAAGGGCGCCATGGCCGGCATCATCAGCGGCCTGGCGGTGACGCTGGCCTACATGGTGGCCAACTACACCACCCAGGGCGCCTTCAACATCCTGGGCATCAGCCACACGGCGGCGGGCATCTTCGGCATGCCGGTCAACTTCCTGGTTGCCTACCTGGTTTCCCGGGCGACGGAGGAACCGGCACCGGAGATCCAGGAGTTCGTCAGCAGTTTGCGCTATCCGAAGCAGCTGGTCGCCGCCGAGATCTCCGCGGCGGCCCCCGAACCGGCGACGGATTGA
- a CDS encoding DUF4212 domain-containing protein, with the protein MSKVDAGLQQDVARHARMEIAARVEGHYRENVRLIKRLLLVWFLVSYGAALVVEALNRITFLGFPFGYYMAAQGSIAVFVVLIFIYARKMEEIDRRYGVDE; encoded by the coding sequence GTGAGCAAGGTGGACGCAGGGTTGCAGCAGGACGTGGCCCGTCACGCCCGGATGGAGATCGCGGCGCGCGTGGAAGGCCACTACCGCGAGAACGTCCGCCTGATCAAGCGCCTGCTGCTGGTCTGGTTCCTCGTCTCCTACGGCGCGGCCCTGGTGGTCGAGGCACTGAACCGGATCACCTTCCTGGGGTTCCCCTTCGGCTACTACATGGCTGCCCAGGGTTCCATCGCCGTGTTCGTCGTCCTGATCTTCATCTACGCCAGGAAGATGGAGGAAATCGACCGCCGGTACGGCGTCGACGAGTGA
- the acs gene encoding acetate--CoA ligase, giving the protein MTEPQGRPIDALLKEERRFAPPEAFRARAHVRDESVYEEAERDPEGYWARWAEELEWFEKWDRVLEWNPPHARWFVNGKINASVNCVDRHIRGPRRNKAAIIWEGEPGDTRTLTYFDLHREVNRFANVLKSLGVKKGDRVTLYLPMIPELPIAMLACARIGAPHSVVFAGFSPQALASRMEDAGSRFLVTCDGFYRRGKVVPLKAQADEAIRLLAGKQDVEAVVVVRRTGDEVPFTPGRDRWWHELMEQAERLCPPEPMDAEDMLFMMYTSGTTGRPKGIVHTTGGYLTGAYATTKWVFDLQEDDVYWCMADIGWITGHSYIVYGPLANGATVVMYEGAPDWPDKDRPWVIVEKYGVTVFYTAPTAIRAFAADGPEYPRRHDLSSLRLLGSVGEPINPEAWMWYHEHIGGGRCPIVDTWWQTETGAIMITPLPGVTVTKPGSATRPFPGIKAAVLDDQGNPVPPGQGGGYLAILRPWPSMLRGIWGDEQRYVNTYWSKWGRDVYYPGDGAKIDEDGYFWVLGRVDDVMNVAGHRLSTMEIESALVSHPAVAEAAVIAAPHELKGQVPVGFVILEAGRQGSPELEAELKEHVAKVISPIARPDRVLFVPDLPKTRSGKIMRRLLRDIVEGRELGDTTTLRDPDVPEQLRQMYAGRS; this is encoded by the coding sequence ATGACGGAACCACAGGGTCGGCCCATTGACGCGCTGCTCAAGGAAGAGCGGCGGTTCGCGCCGCCGGAAGCCTTCCGGGCCCGCGCCCACGTGCGGGACGAGAGCGTGTACGAAGAGGCCGAGCGGGACCCCGAAGGGTACTGGGCCCGGTGGGCGGAGGAACTGGAATGGTTTGAGAAGTGGGACCGGGTCCTGGAGTGGAACCCGCCCCACGCGCGGTGGTTCGTCAACGGGAAGATCAACGCCAGCGTCAACTGCGTGGACCGCCACATCCGCGGCCCGCGGCGCAACAAGGCGGCCATCATCTGGGAGGGCGAGCCCGGCGACACCCGGACCCTGACCTACTTCGACCTGCACCGGGAGGTCAACCGGTTCGCCAATGTGCTGAAAAGCCTGGGTGTGAAGAAGGGCGACCGGGTGACCCTGTACCTGCCCATGATCCCGGAGCTGCCCATCGCCATGCTGGCCTGCGCCCGCATCGGCGCGCCCCATTCGGTGGTCTTTGCCGGCTTCAGCCCCCAGGCCCTGGCCTCCCGCATGGAGGATGCCGGCTCGCGGTTCCTGGTCACCTGCGACGGGTTCTACCGCCGGGGCAAGGTGGTGCCGCTCAAGGCCCAGGCCGACGAGGCCATCCGGCTGCTGGCGGGCAAGCAGGACGTGGAGGCCGTGGTGGTGGTGCGCCGGACGGGGGATGAGGTCCCCTTCACCCCGGGCCGCGACCGCTGGTGGCACGAGCTGATGGAGCAGGCGGAGCGGCTGTGCCCGCCCGAGCCCATGGACGCCGAGGACATGCTGTTCATGATGTACACCTCGGGGACCACCGGCCGGCCCAAGGGCATCGTCCACACCACGGGCGGGTACCTGACGGGTGCCTATGCCACCACCAAGTGGGTCTTCGACCTGCAGGAAGACGACGTGTACTGGTGCATGGCGGACATCGGCTGGATCACCGGCCACTCCTACATCGTGTACGGGCCGCTGGCCAACGGCGCCACGGTGGTCATGTACGAGGGGGCGCCCGACTGGCCGGACAAGGACCGGCCCTGGGTCATCGTGGAGAAGTACGGCGTGACCGTGTTCTACACGGCGCCCACGGCCATCCGCGCCTTCGCCGCCGACGGCCCCGAGTACCCGCGGCGCCATGACCTGTCCAGCCTGCGGCTGCTGGGCTCGGTGGGCGAGCCCATCAACCCCGAGGCGTGGATGTGGTACCACGAGCACATCGGCGGCGGCCGTTGCCCCATCGTGGACACCTGGTGGCAGACGGAGACGGGGGCCATCATGATCACGCCGCTGCCGGGGGTGACGGTGACCAAGCCGGGCAGCGCCACCCGGCCTTTCCCGGGGATCAAGGCGGCGGTGCTGGACGACCAGGGCAACCCGGTGCCGCCCGGCCAGGGCGGCGGCTACCTGGCCATCCTGCGGCCGTGGCCGTCCATGCTGCGGGGCATCTGGGGCGACGAGCAGCGCTACGTCAACACCTACTGGTCCAAGTGGGGCCGGGACGTCTACTACCCCGGCGACGGCGCCAAAATCGACGAGGACGGCTACTTCTGGGTGCTGGGCCGGGTGGACGACGTGATGAACGTGGCCGGGCACCGGCTCAGCACCATGGAGATCGAGAGCGCCCTGGTCTCCCACCCCGCGGTGGCCGAGGCGGCGGTGATCGCCGCGCCCCACGAGCTCAAGGGCCAGGTGCCGGTGGGCTTCGTGATCCTGGAAGCGGGGCGCCAGGGCAGCCCCGAGCTGGAGGCGGAGCTGAAGGAGCACGTGGCGAAGGTGATCAGCCCCATCGCCCGCCCGGATCGGGTGCTGTTCGTCCCCGACCTGCCCAAGACCCGCAGCGGCAAGATCATGCGGCGCCTGCTGCGGGACATCGTGGAGGGCCGGGAGCTGGGCGACACCACCACCTTGCGGGATCCCGACGTGCCCGAACAGCTGCGGCAGATGTACGCCGGCCGGAGCTGA